Within the Gammaproteobacteria bacterium genome, the region TGTGCCGCCCGCAGGTAGTTGCCGCCTATCCCATTACACCTCAGACCCACATTGTGGAGGGCCTCGCCAGATTGATCGCGGACGGGAAGTTGCAGTGTGAACTGGTCAGCGTGGAGAGTGAGTTTTCCGCCGCTTCAGTGGCGCTGGGTGCTGTGGCGGCTGGGTCGCGCGCCTATACCGCGAGCGCCTCGCAGGGAATCTTGCTGATGAGCGAGGTGTTGTACAACATCGCCGGGTTGCGAGTTCCGTTGGTGATGACCTGCGCCAACCGTGCGGTGTCCGCGCCGCTGTCGATCTGGAATGATCAGCAGGATTCCATGGCGGTGCGCGACGCCGGGTGGATCCAGCTCTATTGCGCTGATAATCAGGAGGCTGTGGATACTACCGTTCAGGCTTACCGAATTGCTGAACGTACTGAATTGCCGGTGATGGTGTGCGTGGATGGTTTCACGCTTACCCATACGCTGGAACCGCTCGAGATACCGTCCCAGGATCAGGTGGATGCCTTCCTGCCACCGTTCCACTTTGCGCGTACGCTCGATCCATTGCATCCGATCAGCTCCGGCACACTGGTTTCGCCGGAATATTACACCGAGGCGCGTCATGCCCACCATCAGGCGTTACTGCGCGCCAAGGATGAGATTGTAGCTGCGGACAGTGACTGGGCGGTGCTGACCGGACGTGTCAGCGGCGGCCTATTGGAGGTGGATGGACCAGACGATGCCCGAGTAGCGATACTGACCTTGGGATCCGTGTTCGGCACCCTGCTCGATGCGCGCGAGGAATACCCGCAACTGGGGTCTGTGAAATTGATCAAACTGCGCGCATTCCGCCCGTTTCCGATCGAGGCATTGCAGCAGGTTTGTATGGGCCTGTCCGATGTGATCGTACTGGAACGGGCGCTTTCGCCCGGCAGTGGGGGAATCGTCGGCGCGGAGGTGCGCGCTGCCCTGACGGAGCTGTCTGCCGCGCCGCAGGTGCATAATTTCGCTGTTGGCTTGGGCGGCCGCGATGTGCCGCTGGATATTTATCCACGCTTGCTGGCGGCTATTCGGTCTGCCTCCCCGGTGCGGTTTGCCATCCTGGATGTGGAGCTGGATAAATTAACGGTCGAGGACCGGTAGTTAAATAATCGGTTATAGCGGATGTGTACTGGTGGTTCAATCCCGCCGCTACGCAGTCTGATCCATGTTGATGCTGCGAGGGTATTTTCATGAGCGATCTTGCCGAAACCTTGATGCCTATTGCCGAGCTGCGCCGCAATCAGCCGCGATTCCGAGGTCTGGAGGCTGGGCATCTGGCTTGCCTGGGGTGCGGCCAGGCGCTTGCCGCGCGCCTAGTGACGGAGGCCGCTGGCCCTGATGTTGTCGTTGCCAATGCCACCGGATGTCTGGAGGTGTTTACCACGGCATGGCCGCAGTCTGCCTGGCGGGTGCCCTGGCTGCATTCCCTGTTTGAAAATGCCGCTGCAGTCGCCTCCGGCATGGAGGCTGCCCTCAGGGCGCAGGGTAAATCCTCCAAGGTTTTCGCGTTTGGTGGCGACGGTGGGACATTCGATATCGGTTTCCAGGCGTTGTCCGGCATGCTGGAGCGTGGCCATAACGTGCTGTATGTCTGCTTCGATAACGAGGCATACATGAACACCGGGGTGCAGCGTTCCAGCTCGACACCCCATGCCGCCATGACTACGACCTCGCCACCCGGCAAGGCGCGCATGGGCAAGCGCCATCTGAAGAAGGACATCATCTCCATTATCGCCGCGCACAACATCCCTTATGCTGCTACCGCGTCTGTGGCGTATCCTTCGGATATCCGCAAGAAGGTGCGGCGCGCCCTGGAAATCGACGGCCCGGCGTTCATCAATATCCACTCGCCCTGTCCGCTGGGGTGGGGGCACGACGGTTCGCTAAGCATCGAGGTGGCGCGTCTTGCGGTGGAGTGTGGGTTGTTTCCTATCATCGAGCTGGAGCGCGGGGCGCTCACGGGAACAATGCCGCTACGCGCACCGCGCCCGGTGACGGATTATCTCAAACCGCAGCAGCGCTTCGCCCACCTGTTTCAGAATGATCCACGCGCGAAGGAGGAGCTGGAACACCTGCAGGCACTCGCCGACCACAACATTGAAACCTACGGTCTGCGCGGCGAACGTCCCGATCCGTTGGATAGTGCTGGGGCGGATACAGTGCGGCGGGGCGGTGTGCGGTGGGCGTGATTTGAATGAGGGAGAACTATGGCCATCTATACACGCGGCGGATTTGCCTTGCCCGAGACATCGCTGGCGTCCAAGACCGGTACATGGCGGTTGCAGCGTCCGATACACCGGCACAGCAGCGCGCCCTGCCACACTACCTGTCCCGCCGGTGAAGACCCGCAGGCCTATCTCGCGCAGGTTGCGGAAGGGCGATGGCGGGAAGCCTGGGAGACATTGGTTGCCGCCAACCCCCTGCCTGCCATTACCGGGCGGGTGTGTGATCACCCCTGTGAGTCAGGTTGCAACCGCGGCCAATACGA harbors:
- a CDS encoding thiamine pyrophosphate-dependent enzyme, which codes for MSDLAETLMPIAELRRNQPRFRGLEAGHLACLGCGQALAARLVTEAAGPDVVVANATGCLEVFTTAWPQSAWRVPWLHSLFENAAAVASGMEAALRAQGKSSKVFAFGGDGGTFDIGFQALSGMLERGHNVLYVCFDNEAYMNTGVQRSSSTPHAAMTTTSPPGKARMGKRHLKKDIISIIAAHNIPYAATASVAYPSDIRKKVRRALEIDGPAFINIHSPCPLGWGHDGSLSIEVARLAVECGLFPIIELERGALTGTMPLRAPRPVTDYLKPQQRFAHLFQNDPRAKEELEHLQALADHNIETYGLRGERPDPLDSAGADTVRRGGVRWA
- the porA gene encoding pyruvate ferredoxin oxidoreductase; translation: MLQALEGSQAIAQAVALCRPQVVAAYPITPQTHIVEGLARLIADGKLQCELVSVESEFSAASVALGAVAAGSRAYTASASQGILLMSEVLYNIAGLRVPLVMTCANRAVSAPLSIWNDQQDSMAVRDAGWIQLYCADNQEAVDTTVQAYRIAERTELPVMVCVDGFTLTHTLEPLEIPSQDQVDAFLPPFHFARTLDPLHPISSGTLVSPEYYTEARHAHHQALLRAKDEIVAADSDWAVLTGRVSGGLLEVDGPDDARVAILTLGSVFGTLLDAREEYPQLGSVKLIKLRAFRPFPIEALQQVCMGLSDVIVLERALSPGSGGIVGAEVRAALTELSAAPQVHNFAVGLGGRDVPLDIYPRLLAAIRSASPVRFAILDVELDKLTVEDR